A window from Canis lupus baileyi chromosome 4, mCanLup2.hap1, whole genome shotgun sequence encodes these proteins:
- the ARV1 gene encoding protein ARV1, with protein MGTGGRSGLRPGKGNPEGVAAGKGNAEGVAAAPTAASAPCQYRCIECNQEAKELYRDYNHGVLKITICKSCQKPVDKYIEYDPVIILINAILCKAQAYRHILFNTKINMHGKLCIFCLLCEAYLRWWQLQDSNQNTDPNDFIRYAKEWDFYRMFAIASLEQTAFFIGIFTFLWIERPMTAKKKTNFTLLLKALLLSSYGKLLLIPAVIWEHDYTPLCLRLIKVFVLTSNFQAIRVTLNISRKLSFLAILGGLLMESTMVYLFQRMEWDMGSDCAIYKSQDF; from the exons ATGGGCACGGGTGGGCGGAGTGGGCTACGGCCGGGCAAGGGGAACCCAGAAGGGGTGGCCGCGGGCAAGGGGAATGCGGAAGGGGTTGCAGCAGCGCCTACTGCTGCCTCGGCGCCCTGCCAGTACAGGTGCATCGAATGCAACCAGGAGGCCAAGGAGTTGTACCGAGACTATAACCACGGAGTGCTGAAGATAACCATCTGC AAATCCTGCCAGAAACCTGTAGACAAGTATATCGAGTATGATCCTGTTATCATCTTGATTAATGCTATTTTATGCAAAGCCCAGGCCTACAGGCATATTCTTTTCAATACTAAAATAAAC ATGCATGGAAAACTCTgcatattttgtttgctttgtgaaGCATACCTGAGATGGTGGCAGCTTCAAGATTCAAACCAGAACACTGATCCTAATGACTTCATCAGATATGCCAAGGAATGGGATTTCTATAGAATGTTTGCAATTGCTTCTCTAG AACAAACTGCCTTTTTTATTGGCATTTTTACTTTCCTGTGGATAGAACGACCAATGACAgcgaaaaaaaaaaccaacttcaCTTTGCTGCTGAAAGCATTATTATTATCCAGCTATGGAAAGCTCTTGCTCATTCCAGCTGTCATTTGGGAGCATGACTACACGCCCCTGTGCCTCCGACTCATTAAAGTATTTGTCCTTACATCAAATTTTCAGGCAATTAGAG TGACCCTGAATATCAGCCGGAAGCTCTCCTTTCTGGCCATCTTGGGTGGCTTACTGATGGAAAGCACCATGGTCTACCTCTTCCAGAGAATGGAATGGGATATGGGAAGTGATTGTGCCATCTATAAATCTCAAGACTTTTGA